From Sporosarcina sp. Te-1, the proteins below share one genomic window:
- a CDS encoding YlbF family regulator, giving the protein MAINIYDDVNRLEATLRKTDEFAEVQQAIEEVKTDSNALELFKSFRKIQVTLQEKQMKGEEIAPEEFEYAQKTAQLAQQNEKIMNLLQAEMKLSGLIEEVNRVLMKPVQELYETIS; this is encoded by the coding sequence ATGGCTATTAATATTTATGACGATGTAAACCGATTGGAAGCAACACTTCGCAAGACGGACGAATTCGCAGAAGTTCAACAAGCGATTGAAGAAGTGAAAACAGATTCGAATGCATTGGAGCTTTTCAAAAGCTTCCGTAAAATTCAAGTGACGTTGCAGGAGAAGCAGATGAAGGGCGAAGAGATTGCCCCGGAAGAATTTGAATACGCGCAGAAAACAGCCCAATTGGCACAACAAAATGAGAAGATCATGAACTTGCTGCAAGCAGAAATGAAGCTGAGCGGTTTGATTGAAGAAGTAAACCGAGTCCTCATGAAGCCGGTGCAAGAACTATACGAAACCATATCATAA
- a CDS encoding DUF445 domain-containing protein produces the protein MNFIWTLLFMAAIGALIGGFTNHLAIKMLFRPHEPKYIGSWRLPFTPGLIPKRRDELAKQLGKTVTNYLLTPETFRKKLLTAEMETKATQFVQEKLDQHILHSDKTLNDWLAVAGASDLAVKAEGKVMAVIDEQLALVRQKLTTGTVEEVVPEQWLQQASNHLPTITNHILQSAEHFIDSYEGKVMFQKLINDFLESKGTFGGMLNMLFGDSNSLVEKVQREALKFVSAPGTYNLVHSLLEREWTKLTKRPMEELIGGFDWDGLFLSIKSYAKRELALEERLDKTLADYWPAGSDWTSTNITPKLVGFAFDQAEKQLEASLGRLKLDEIVREQVDSFPVAVLEDLVLGISKREFKMITVLGALLGGLIGIVQGLIVFFTS, from the coding sequence ATGAATTTCATATGGACACTTCTGTTTATGGCGGCCATCGGAGCCCTGATCGGCGGTTTTACCAACCACTTAGCCATCAAGATGCTCTTCAGACCGCATGAACCGAAATATATCGGCAGCTGGCGCTTGCCTTTCACACCCGGGTTAATTCCAAAGCGCCGTGATGAACTGGCAAAACAATTAGGAAAGACCGTAACGAATTATTTATTGACACCTGAGACATTCCGTAAGAAATTGCTGACAGCGGAAATGGAAACGAAAGCAACACAATTTGTTCAAGAAAAATTGGACCAGCATATTCTACATTCCGACAAGACATTGAATGATTGGCTGGCAGTTGCCGGGGCTTCCGATCTTGCAGTGAAGGCAGAAGGGAAAGTCATGGCTGTCATAGATGAGCAATTGGCATTGGTTCGCCAAAAGTTGACAACTGGGACAGTTGAGGAAGTCGTGCCGGAACAATGGCTGCAACAGGCAAGCAATCATCTGCCGACGATTACGAATCACATATTGCAAAGTGCGGAGCATTTCATTGATTCCTACGAGGGAAAAGTGATGTTTCAAAAGCTGATCAATGATTTTCTGGAGTCCAAAGGAACGTTTGGCGGAATGTTGAATATGCTATTCGGAGATTCGAACTCTCTCGTAGAGAAAGTCCAGCGCGAGGCGTTGAAATTCGTCTCAGCTCCGGGAACATACAATTTGGTGCACTCCTTGCTTGAAAGAGAATGGACCAAGCTGACGAAACGTCCGATGGAAGAGTTGATTGGCGGCTTTGATTGGGATGGACTGTTTCTATCCATCAAATCATACGCTAAAAGGGAGCTTGCTTTGGAGGAAAGACTGGATAAGACGTTGGCCGATTACTGGCCGGCCGGATCCGATTGGACTTCCACTAATATAACGCCGAAACTTGTCGGATTTGCATTTGATCAGGCAGAAAAGCAGCTGGAGGCATCGCTGGGCAGATTAAAGCTTGATGAAATTGTCAGGGAGCAAGTGGACTCATTCCCGGTAGCCGTTTTGGAAGACTTAGTATTAGGCATTTCAAAGCGGGAATTTAAAATGATTACAGTCCTGGGCGCTTTGCTTGGAGGGCTCATCGGAATTGTCCAAGGCTTGATCGTATTTTTCACATCTTAA
- a CDS encoding glyoxalase encodes MIESATFYTNKLKALKRFYVDLLELDLIDLAEDKLTVRVGESQVTFKETERPAFYHFAFNIPGNQFSMMKYFIKDRLSLQWEDGRDEVYFPSFDADSMYFEDPAGNIVELIGRRKRDLFGDLTKESFLNISEVGIVTPDVEGVGERLLDTGIPLRKGTDIHPEELNFLGRGDTYIVLVPPGRRWYFSKRASEVFPLELSWNGEKIRIDRDGKWMG; translated from the coding sequence ATGATTGAGTCAGCCACTTTTTACACGAATAAACTAAAAGCATTGAAACGGTTTTACGTAGATTTATTGGAATTGGATCTGATCGACCTGGCAGAGGACAAATTAACCGTACGAGTCGGTGAATCACAAGTAACCTTCAAAGAAACAGAGCGGCCCGCATTTTATCACTTCGCCTTCAATATTCCGGGAAACCAGTTCTCCATGATGAAATATTTTATAAAAGACCGGCTGTCGCTACAGTGGGAAGATGGGCGTGATGAAGTGTACTTCCCGAGTTTTGATGCAGATTCAATGTACTTTGAAGATCCTGCCGGGAATATTGTTGAGTTGATCGGCAGAAGGAAAAGGGATTTATTTGGAGACTTGACGAAGGAATCGTTTTTAAATATAAGTGAGGTTGGAATTGTGACGCCGGATGTTGAAGGAGTCGGAGAACGGCTTTTAGATACAGGCATCCCGTTGCGAAAAGGAACTGACATTCATCCTGAAGAGCTGAATTTCCTTGGAAGAGGAGACACCTATATCGTACTTGTCCCTCCTGGCAGGCGATGGTATTTTTCCAAGAGGGCATCTGAAGTCTTTCCGCTTGAATTGTCTTGGAATGGAGAGAAGATCAGAATCGACCGGGATGGGAAGTGGATGGGTTAA
- a CDS encoding ABC transporter substrate-binding protein: protein MKKEVIDRTGRYVSFSYPPKRVISLCPGITDTLFALGLEQEIVGRTRFCKYPEDQVQSVPAVAGTKDLKLDAILAAAPDLVILEKEENTKEMAELLEQHVPVYVAEVQTIHEAYQMIETMGDLTNRKHEAKKLMAEIRDRFDHLTNRAGARAAYVIWKKPYMVVGKDTYIQDVLQRLGFENPFRQKEGRYPTVTPEDFQQAGLETIFLASEPYPFKEKHLEEFKKMAPEAEIVLIDGEMFWYGPRMLDAPAYFNKKLGM from the coding sequence ATGAAAAAAGAAGTGATTGACCGAACCGGACGCTATGTTTCCTTTTCTTATCCACCAAAGCGGGTCATTTCATTGTGTCCAGGAATTACAGACACCTTGTTCGCTCTCGGATTGGAACAGGAAATTGTCGGAAGAACCCGTTTCTGCAAATATCCAGAAGATCAAGTCCAGTCTGTTCCCGCTGTCGCGGGGACCAAGGACTTGAAGCTGGACGCTATTCTGGCAGCGGCGCCCGACCTGGTCATTCTGGAAAAAGAAGAGAATACGAAGGAAATGGCTGAGTTGCTGGAGCAGCATGTGCCGGTGTATGTAGCAGAAGTGCAAACAATCCATGAGGCATACCAAATGATTGAAACGATGGGCGATTTGACGAATCGCAAACATGAAGCAAAAAAGCTGATGGCGGAAATACGCGACCGATTTGACCATCTGACGAATCGTGCGGGTGCTCGGGCTGCCTATGTCATTTGGAAAAAACCATATATGGTCGTCGGCAAGGATACGTATATTCAAGATGTATTGCAACGTCTCGGATTTGAGAACCCCTTCCGGCAAAAAGAGGGCCGCTACCCGACTGTTACGCCGGAAGATTTCCAGCAAGCGGGACTGGAGACGATATTTTTAGCTTCAGAGCCCTATCCTTTTAAAGAAAAGCATCTAGAGGAATTTAAAAAAATGGCTCCAGAAGCTGAAATTGTCCTGATCGATGGCGAAATGTTCTGGTATGGGCCGCGTATGCTTGATGCCCCTGCTTATTTCAATAAAAAGCTCGGTATGTAA
- a CDS encoding methyl-accepting chemotaxis protein gives MNRFAFKSVAMKILAGFGIVIILISSYSTFNFYTNKSENKQMEEIIDRQTELLIANQILSNTLSSRISFVQGYLLTGQSVYLDLFEQYTELGKTNEDIVRSLDDSEEFDKLIQQTVEWRDYITEEVFKEYDRGNKENALRNMMISSNDLKVIKDGYEQMAKERETDIKAMGAKMLEHSERNSLIGVFTSITITILAIIAALVTARTISKPIHVVTKRMREIADGDVSQEPLYTRSRDEIGQLVVATNEMNSKMHSLLQQINDVADTVASHSEELTQSANEVKAGSAQVAMTMQELAIGTEQQASNAGDLASLMASFHQKVQETDESGASIQGYSRQVSDMASEGNRLIDSSMHQMERINQIVRDSVVKVEKLQDNSAEISLLVSTIKDIADQTNLLALNAAIEAARAGESGRGFSVVADEVRKLAEQVSLSVSDISSIVNRIQQDTSLVTNTLKDGYGEVESGSEQLKETVQTFEQINSAVNQMETGIATIAGNLNEIAESSKQMTKAADDIASVSQEAAAGVEQTSASVQQTSSSMEEVAASSDQLAKLAENLNGLVRQFRL, from the coding sequence GTGAATCGTTTTGCATTTAAGAGCGTCGCTATGAAAATATTAGCCGGTTTCGGGATCGTGATAATATTAATTTCTTCCTATAGCACGTTCAACTTCTACACGAACAAAAGTGAAAACAAGCAAATGGAAGAGATCATCGATCGGCAAACGGAATTGTTGATTGCCAATCAAATATTATCCAATACACTATCCTCGCGAATTTCGTTCGTTCAAGGTTACTTACTGACAGGTCAAAGTGTCTATTTGGATCTGTTCGAGCAATATACCGAACTCGGAAAAACAAATGAAGATATCGTCCGCTCTTTGGATGACAGCGAAGAATTTGACAAATTAATTCAACAGACAGTCGAATGGCGTGACTATATTACAGAAGAAGTTTTCAAGGAATATGACCGGGGCAATAAAGAAAACGCTCTTCGGAACATGATGATTTCAAGCAACGATTTAAAAGTGATTAAGGACGGTTACGAACAGATGGCTAAAGAACGTGAGACGGACATCAAGGCGATGGGAGCCAAAATGTTGGAACACAGTGAAAGAAATTCTCTCATAGGCGTCTTTACGTCTATTACCATCACGATTCTTGCAATTATTGCCGCTTTAGTGACAGCTCGTACGATTTCAAAACCGATTCATGTGGTTACGAAGCGAATGCGCGAAATTGCGGATGGTGATGTAAGCCAGGAACCGCTCTATACACGTTCCCGCGATGAAATTGGCCAGCTCGTCGTCGCAACGAACGAGATGAACTCGAAGATGCATTCTCTCCTTCAGCAAATTAACGATGTGGCGGACACAGTGGCCTCTCACAGCGAGGAATTAACCCAGTCTGCCAATGAAGTGAAGGCCGGCTCGGCACAAGTGGCCATGACCATGCAAGAATTGGCAATCGGCACAGAACAGCAAGCTTCAAATGCCGGCGACCTTGCCTCTTTAATGGCTTCTTTCCATCAAAAAGTGCAAGAAACAGATGAAAGCGGCGCCAGTATTCAAGGGTATTCCCGCCAAGTCAGCGACATGGCGTCGGAAGGAAACCGCCTCATAGATTCATCTATGCATCAAATGGAACGGATTAACCAAATCGTCCGTGACTCCGTTGTAAAAGTTGAAAAACTACAAGATAACTCGGCAGAGATTTCATTGCTTGTCTCAACGATTAAAGATATTGCAGATCAAACCAATTTGCTCGCCTTAAATGCGGCCATCGAAGCGGCACGGGCCGGTGAATCAGGACGCGGGTTCTCTGTGGTAGCAGATGAAGTTCGAAAACTGGCCGAGCAAGTATCTTTATCCGTCTCCGACATCTCCTCCATTGTCAATCGGATTCAGCAGGACACAAGCCTCGTAACGAACACATTGAAGGACGGTTATGGAGAAGTAGAATCCGGTTCTGAACAATTGAAAGAAACGGTTCAAACATTTGAGCAGATCAATAGCGCGGTCAATCAGATGGAGACCGGCATAGCGACCATTGCCGGCAACTTAAATGAGATCGCTGAAAGCAGTAAACAGATGACCAAAGCAGCGGACGACATTGCATCCGTTTCGCAGGAAGCAGCAGCAGGCGTCGAACAGACATCGGCTTCTGTCCAGCAGACATCCAGTTCCATGGAGGAAGTGGCAGCGAGCTCTGACCAGTTGGCGAAGCTTGCAGAAAACCTGAACGGTCTCGTCAGGCAGTTTAGATTATAA
- a CDS encoding ferritin-like domain-containing protein — MNQLKQAIEDEYRSYYFYKSMYDQTNNQLWRDFIQHVYEDEKSHYEMLQQLYYMMTGTFVQNPRKPVACHDLKECARRALVDELEAVEHYKIMLLSIPFQQAYNPIFIAMHDEMEHAIRMSTIYNGLGG; from the coding sequence GTGAATCAATTGAAGCAGGCCATCGAGGATGAATATCGGTCCTATTATTTTTACAAATCCATGTATGACCAGACGAATAATCAATTATGGCGGGATTTCATCCAACATGTGTATGAAGATGAAAAAAGCCATTATGAGATGTTGCAACAGCTCTATTATATGATGACCGGGACGTTTGTTCAAAATCCTAGAAAGCCGGTTGCGTGCCATGATTTGAAAGAGTGTGCGAGGCGGGCGCTCGTTGATGAGCTGGAAGCTGTCGAGCATTATAAGATTATGTTGCTGAGTATCCCGTTCCAGCAAGCATATAATCCGATATTCATTGCTATGCATGATGAAATGGAGCATGCGATCCGGATGTCCACGATATACAATGGATTGGGCGGATAA
- a CDS encoding DUF5342 family protein yields the protein MLQHFHYKPMYAEGTLPGWTFSFFYQQQRFTGDYMPDGRIIWTGETPPEEESVKKMLHELMTFHVYE from the coding sequence TTGCTGCAGCATTTCCACTACAAACCGATGTATGCGGAAGGCACATTGCCAGGTTGGACATTTTCTTTCTTTTACCAACAGCAACGCTTTACTGGCGATTATATGCCTGACGGCAGGATTATCTGGACAGGTGAAACACCACCCGAAGAAGAAAGCGTCAAAAAAATGCTTCATGAGCTCATGACGTTTCACGTATATGAATGA
- a CDS encoding MFS transporter: MRWMSEWKRNFLSFNRNVRFFMLGNVLIQIGMGVFMVMYNLYIRELGMPETVNGKVISMTATASAIMLIPAGFLSDKIGRKWLIVGGAVLTASTLFFRGAAVTEAPIITAAFLTGLFMAFVQVSGIPFLAENSSPSERVHLFSVNFAFITIANVLGSLFGGIIADGLESLLNMSTVASIRCSLLIGAVIFTAGLIPFFQLKEKPKEAAVQRSGKDSDTQHMDDSLKRNLIVIFHFSFAGLLIGFGSGLVVPYLNLYFANRFGASNSYIGLVLSLGSAMTAVAAMIGPALSRKVGKVKALILFQMLSIPFLILTAYTTSLWFASLGFLMRQALMNAGNPIQSAVAMEVVSDKYKGLANSTNQMVFNLGWATMGPIATGLVVSQGTYWGYAYAFTITAALYVISSTYYYFIFGRRKLAEE; the protein is encoded by the coding sequence ATGAGATGGATGTCGGAGTGGAAACGGAATTTTTTATCGTTTAACCGGAACGTCCGGTTTTTTATGTTAGGTAATGTACTCATCCAAATTGGGATGGGTGTTTTTATGGTTATGTACAATTTGTATATTCGTGAGTTAGGCATGCCGGAGACGGTCAATGGAAAGGTCATCTCCATGACGGCTACGGCTTCAGCGATCATGCTGATTCCGGCCGGTTTCTTGAGTGATAAAATCGGAAGGAAATGGCTTATCGTCGGAGGAGCCGTCTTAACAGCTTCGACCTTGTTTTTCAGGGGAGCGGCGGTGACAGAAGCCCCAATTATTACGGCTGCATTTTTGACCGGTCTTTTCATGGCATTCGTCCAAGTGTCTGGTATCCCGTTTTTAGCGGAGAATTCTTCTCCTTCCGAGCGTGTCCATCTGTTTAGCGTTAATTTTGCTTTTATTACCATTGCCAATGTTCTCGGGAGCCTATTCGGCGGAATTATCGCGGATGGGCTGGAGAGCCTGTTGAACATGAGCACCGTGGCGTCCATACGCTGTTCGCTTCTCATTGGGGCCGTTATTTTTACGGCGGGGCTCATTCCCTTCTTTCAGCTGAAGGAGAAGCCGAAAGAAGCGGCAGTGCAGCGGAGCGGCAAGGACTCCGATACTCAGCATATGGATGACAGCTTGAAACGGAATTTAATTGTTATCTTTCACTTCTCGTTTGCCGGCTTGCTGATTGGTTTTGGTTCCGGTCTGGTTGTTCCTTATTTAAATCTTTATTTTGCGAATCGGTTTGGCGCCAGCAATTCCTATATTGGTTTAGTCCTGTCGTTAGGCTCTGCCATGACGGCGGTGGCAGCGATGATCGGGCCGGCCTTGTCAAGGAAAGTCGGAAAAGTGAAAGCCCTTATCCTCTTCCAGATGCTGTCCATTCCGTTTTTGATTTTGACGGCCTATACGACGTCCTTATGGTTTGCGTCGCTCGGTTTCCTAATGCGGCAGGCTTTGATGAATGCGGGGAATCCCATTCAAAGTGCGGTGGCGATGGAAGTGGTGTCTGATAAGTATAAGGGGCTGGCCAACTCGACGAATCAGATGGTCTTCAATCTAGGGTGGGCGACCATGGGCCCGATTGCAACCGGGCTTGTCGTTTCGCAGGGTACTTATTGGGGTTACGCCTATGCTTTTACGATTACAGCTGCGCTCTATGTCATTTCATCTACTTATTATTATTTCATTTTTGGACGGAGAAAACTGGCGGAAGAATAA
- a CDS encoding ABC transporter ATP-binding protein yields the protein MGTGKRLLHYALHYKKLLITGLALLAFAVGADLMGPMIAKKIIDDHIATSVDDAINFTPIAKLLAVFFGLAVVTAILRYFQYLLLQQAANRIIQKLRNELYAHIQRLPIRYFDNLPAGKVVARITNDTEAIRNLYVTVVSQFAISGMYMLGIFIALFYLDPKMGAITLFVLPVLYIWMKAYRKFASKVNHIIRSKNSEMNAMINESINGMTIIQAFRREKQMDQEFNDINEEHYSYQSKLLKVEAATSHNLVDIIRSLAFVFLIWYFGGASLTAGSVVSVGMLYAFVDYITRLFNPITGIVNQFARLEQSLVAADRVFDLMDRDGEPVSDEKIARYRGNVRFEDVWFAYKDEEYVLKDISFQAKQGETVALVGHTGSGKSSIMNLLFRFYDVSKGRITIDGKDIGQIPRQTIRDHMGIVLQDPYLFSGTVESNISLGDPRISREKVQQSLDAVGGERVLKHLPGGIDEPVVEKGSTLSSGQRQLISFARALAFDPAILILDEATSNIDTETEEIIQHAMDVLKKGRTTFIIAHRLSTIKNADRILVLDRGEIVEQGTHDELLELGGQYSQMYKLQAGNGAKVG from the coding sequence ATGGGTACAGGAAAACGTTTATTGCATTATGCATTGCATTATAAAAAACTTCTTATTACAGGATTAGCGCTGTTGGCATTCGCAGTTGGAGCTGACTTGATGGGTCCGATGATCGCCAAAAAGATCATTGATGACCACATTGCGACATCGGTGGATGATGCGATCAATTTCACTCCGATCGCCAAGCTGCTTGCCGTCTTCTTCGGATTGGCGGTAGTGACAGCAATTTTGCGATATTTCCAGTACTTGCTGTTGCAGCAGGCGGCAAACCGCATTATCCAAAAACTGAGGAATGAGCTGTATGCTCATATTCAGAGACTTCCAATCCGGTACTTCGATAATTTGCCGGCAGGGAAGGTAGTTGCAAGGATTACAAACGACACAGAAGCAATCCGTAACTTGTATGTGACTGTTGTGTCACAATTCGCGATTAGCGGCATGTATATGCTTGGAATTTTCATCGCGCTCTTTTATTTGGATCCGAAGATGGGAGCGATCACACTGTTCGTTTTGCCTGTCCTCTATATTTGGATGAAGGCCTATCGGAAGTTCGCTTCAAAGGTGAACCACATTATCCGAAGCAAGAACAGTGAGATGAACGCGATGATTAATGAATCCATCAACGGGATGACAATCATTCAGGCATTCCGCAGAGAAAAGCAGATGGATCAGGAGTTCAACGACATCAATGAAGAACATTACAGCTACCAAAGCAAGCTGTTGAAAGTGGAGGCGGCAACGTCCCATAACCTCGTCGATATTATTCGTTCGCTCGCTTTCGTGTTCCTCATCTGGTATTTTGGCGGGGCTTCCTTGACTGCAGGAAGTGTTGTATCTGTCGGGATGCTCTATGCGTTCGTCGATTATATTACTCGCTTATTTAATCCAATCACAGGTATCGTCAATCAGTTCGCCCGTTTGGAGCAGTCGCTTGTCGCTGCGGACCGTGTCTTTGATTTGATGGATCGGGATGGGGAGCCGGTGAGTGACGAGAAGATCGCCCGCTACCGTGGGAATGTCCGGTTTGAGGATGTTTGGTTTGCGTATAAAGACGAGGAATATGTCCTCAAGGATATTTCATTTCAAGCGAAACAAGGCGAAACGGTGGCGCTGGTCGGCCATACCGGTTCTGGAAAGAGTTCGATCATGAACTTGCTCTTCCGCTTCTATGATGTATCGAAGGGGCGGATCACGATTGACGGCAAGGATATCGGCCAGATTCCGCGTCAGACGATCCGCGATCATATGGGGATTGTTCTGCAAGATCCTTATTTATTCAGCGGAACGGTCGAGTCGAACATCAGCCTTGGGGACCCTCGCATTTCCCGGGAAAAGGTCCAGCAATCCCTTGATGCAGTTGGCGGCGAACGCGTGCTGAAACATTTGCCGGGTGGTATTGATGAACCGGTTGTCGAGAAAGGAAGCACACTTTCTTCAGGACAACGGCAATTGATTTCATTTGCGCGTGCATTAGCCTTCGATCCAGCCATCCTTATTTTGGATGAAGCGACTTCGAATATCGATACGGAAACAGAAGAGATCATCCAGCATGCGATGGATGTGTTGAAAAAGGGACGTACGACATTCATCATCGCGCACCGTTTATCGACAATTAAAAACGCGGATCGGATCCTTGTATTGGACCGCGGGGAAATCGTGGAGCAAGGGACGCATGATGAACTATTAGAGCTCGGCGGCCAATATTCTCAAATGTATAAACTGCAGGCAGGCAATGGCGCGAAGGTAGGATAA
- a CDS encoding ABC transporter ATP-binding protein: MFSVLFKLKWFFKENRKRYTIALILLMIANVLVILPPWIIGQAIDAIHTQTMTTHLLALFIGGMFLIMALSYVGNFVWQYQLFGGAYVIERQLRTRLMRHFLKMTPTFYEKNKTGDLMARSTNDLRAISETAGFGIMTLIDSTAYLGTLIITMGFIISWKLTLVAILPLPILAYILQVLGKKIHERYMVAQDAFGDLNDNVLEAVAGVRVVRAYVQERATEQRFADMTEDVYKKNMHVEKIDALFMPFSKTFTALTYMIGLGYGAYLVSIGDITLGKLVTFNVYLGMIVWPMFAIGELINVLQRGNASLDRVMETLEYEEDVKDPAQHVDVEKPESVGFTDVSFQYPMSSAVNLDHIELRLERGQTLGIVGKTGSGKTTFVKQLLREYPAGEGEIAFSDVSLHSLKKDQVRDWIGYVPQDHVLFSRSVRENILFGRPDATEADIAEAIRLSYFEKDLQMLPAGLETLVGEKGVALSGGQKQRISIARALVKNPEILILDDSLSAVDAKTEAKIIENIQTEREGKTTIITTHRLSAIEHADWIIVLDDGRVVEEGTHEDLLAMNGWYKEQFDRQQIGEVE; the protein is encoded by the coding sequence ATGTTTTCGGTTTTATTTAAATTGAAGTGGTTTTTCAAGGAAAATCGCAAGCGATATACAATCGCACTCATTTTGCTCATGATTGCAAATGTGCTCGTCATCTTGCCGCCATGGATTATCGGTCAGGCCATCGATGCCATCCATACGCAGACGATGACAACCCATTTGTTGGCACTTTTCATCGGGGGCATGTTTTTGATCATGGCGTTGTCGTATGTCGGCAACTTTGTCTGGCAATATCAGCTGTTTGGCGGGGCCTATGTCATCGAACGGCAATTGCGGACTCGATTGATGCGTCATTTCTTAAAGATGACGCCCACATTTTATGAGAAGAATAAAACGGGTGATTTAATGGCCCGTTCCACAAATGATTTGCGTGCCATTTCGGAAACAGCCGGCTTTGGTATTATGACACTGATCGATTCGACAGCCTATCTCGGCACATTGATCATTACGATGGGATTTATTATCTCGTGGAAGTTGACACTCGTTGCCATCTTGCCTTTGCCGATCTTGGCATATATATTGCAAGTGCTCGGCAAGAAGATCCATGAACGGTATATGGTCGCACAAGATGCATTCGGAGATTTGAATGACAATGTTTTAGAGGCGGTCGCAGGTGTCCGGGTTGTCCGTGCCTATGTGCAAGAGCGTGCCACCGAACAACGGTTTGCGGATATGACAGAGGACGTCTATAAGAAAAATATGCATGTAGAAAAGATCGATGCGCTCTTCATGCCATTTTCCAAAACATTTACGGCTTTGACTTATATGATCGGACTTGGTTATGGTGCCTATCTCGTTTCCATCGGAGATATCACGCTTGGTAAGCTCGTTACGTTCAATGTCTATTTAGGGATGATTGTCTGGCCGATGTTCGCGATCGGGGAACTGATCAACGTCTTGCAAAGAGGGAACGCTTCCTTGGACCGTGTCATGGAGACACTGGAGTATGAAGAAGATGTGAAAGATCCAGCACAGCATGTCGATGTGGAAAAACCGGAAAGCGTCGGATTCACTGATGTCAGTTTCCAATACCCAATGTCGAGCGCTGTGAACCTCGACCATATCGAATTGCGGCTTGAACGGGGGCAGACTCTCGGAATTGTCGGCAAAACGGGAAGCGGAAAAACGACTTTCGTGAAACAGTTATTGCGTGAGTATCCCGCGGGAGAGGGAGAAATTGCCTTCTCTGATGTTTCGCTTCATTCATTGAAAAAAGACCAGGTGCGCGACTGGATCGGCTATGTGCCGCAAGATCATGTGCTGTTCTCACGTTCGGTACGTGAAAATATCTTGTTTGGCCGTCCGGATGCGACAGAGGCTGATATAGCCGAAGCCATTCGACTTTCTTACTTCGAAAAGGATTTGCAAATGCTGCCGGCAGGCCTGGAAACGCTTGTAGGCGAAAAAGGCGTTGCCCTGTCAGGCGGGCAAAAGCAACGGATTTCCATTGCCCGGGCACTTGTGAAAAATCCAGAGATTCTCATTTTAGACGATTCGCTATCGGCTGTTGACGCGAAAACGGAAGCGAAAATCATTGAGAATATCCAAACGGAACGGGAAGGCAAGACGACGATCATTACAACGCATCGTCTATCCGCGATCGAACATGCGGACTGGATCATTGTCCTGGATGATGGCCGGGTCGTTGAAGAGGGAACACATGAAGACTTGCTTGCGATGAATGGATGGTACAAAGAGCAATTCGACCGCCAGCAGATTGGGGAGGTTGAATAA